A part of Aurantimicrobium sp. MWH-Uga1 genomic DNA contains:
- a CDS encoding deoxyribodipyrimidine photo-lyase encodes MTCTIVWLRDDLRVADNPALAAAVELGEPVVVVYILDEVSPGIRPLGGATKWWLHHSLVALADKVRRLGGELILKQGASADIIRGLIRETNASALYWNRRYGKPERDLDASIKEYAKASGVDAHSFQANVLFEPWTVRTGNDTPYTVFTPFWKSCLNRPTPPRLPIPAPTELIPPATQPASDELNSWNLLPTSPNWALAFDHRWNVGENGAHQALERFFDSRITRYAKGRDFPSEYSTSELSPHLRWGEISPFQIWHATDEFRRKMGNTGEITTNATKFLSELGWREFSYHLLYHWPELATVNFDARFDHFPWGPADPDILDAWQQGRTGIPLVDAGMRELWQTGYMHNRVRMVAASFLIKNLLIDWRIGEAWFWDTLVDADPASNAASWQWVAGSGADAAPYFRVFNPMLQAEKFDPKGEYLHRYLGDYEHPMLSGYPEPIIDLLETRNRALEAFKTLGDIPRQIRPPVVDL; translated from the coding sequence ATGACCTGCACAATCGTTTGGCTTCGAGATGACCTCCGCGTTGCAGATAACCCTGCCCTAGCTGCCGCCGTTGAACTCGGCGAACCTGTTGTTGTGGTTTACATCCTCGACGAGGTTAGCCCGGGCATTCGGCCGTTAGGTGGGGCGACCAAATGGTGGCTTCACCACAGCCTCGTTGCGCTCGCGGACAAAGTGCGCCGCCTAGGTGGCGAGCTCATTCTCAAGCAGGGTGCCTCAGCAGACATTATTCGAGGTCTCATTCGCGAGACCAATGCCAGTGCGTTGTATTGGAACCGCCGCTATGGCAAACCAGAACGTGATCTAGATGCCAGCATCAAGGAATATGCCAAGGCGTCAGGAGTTGACGCCCACTCTTTCCAAGCGAATGTTTTATTTGAGCCGTGGACAGTCCGGACAGGTAATGACACCCCATACACCGTCTTTACTCCGTTTTGGAAGTCATGTCTCAACCGTCCTACTCCGCCACGATTACCCATCCCTGCACCCACAGAACTCATTCCACCGGCAACCCAACCCGCTAGTGATGAACTGAATTCCTGGAATCTGCTGCCGACTTCCCCAAACTGGGCTCTTGCTTTCGACCACCGCTGGAACGTGGGAGAAAACGGAGCGCATCAGGCACTCGAGCGTTTCTTTGATTCGCGCATCACCAGATATGCCAAGGGTCGTGACTTCCCTTCGGAGTACTCAACCAGTGAGCTTTCTCCTCATCTTCGGTGGGGTGAAATCAGCCCGTTCCAGATTTGGCATGCCACAGATGAATTCCGACGCAAGATGGGAAATACCGGCGAGATCACAACCAATGCCACCAAATTCCTCTCCGAGCTGGGCTGGCGTGAATTCAGCTACCATCTGCTTTATCACTGGCCAGAGCTAGCCACCGTAAACTTTGATGCCCGCTTTGATCACTTCCCTTGGGGCCCAGCAGACCCAGACATTCTTGATGCTTGGCAACAAGGAAGAACCGGAATCCCTCTCGTGGATGCAGGTATGCGGGAATTGTGGCAAACCGGCTACATGCACAACCGCGTCCGGATGGTGGCTGCTTCATTCCTGATCAAGAACCTGCTGATTGATTGGCGTATCGGTGAAGCTTGGTTCTGGGACACCCTGGTTGATGCGGACCCTGCCAGCAACGCTGCCTCGTGGCAGTGGGTAGCGGGCAGCGGTGCTGATGCTGCACCCTACTTCCGAGTTTTCAACCCCATGCTTCAAGCCGAAAAGTTTGACCCCAAGGGTGAGTATCTCCACCGCTACTTAGGTGACTACGAGCACCCCATGCTCAGCGGATACCCCGAACCAATTATTGATCTTCTTGAAACTCGAAATCGTGCCCTTGAGGCGTTCAAGACTCTCGGTGATATTCCTCGTCAGATTCGTCCACCTGTCGTGGACCTGTGA
- a CDS encoding rhodanese-like domain-containing protein translates to MKKILAILALAFAAVFTLAACAPSAEPVTLGPDAIVIDVRTPSEYSEGHLEGAVNIDVQSPDFASILSQLPTDGEYYVYCRSGNRSAAAVAQMKAAGFTNVTDGGSKENASAATGIPIVQ, encoded by the coding sequence ATGAAGAAAATTCTCGCCATACTTGCCCTCGCCTTTGCAGCGGTGTTTACTCTCGCGGCATGTGCCCCCTCAGCTGAACCCGTCACGTTAGGCCCAGATGCCATCGTGATTGATGTTCGCACACCATCTGAATACTCTGAAGGTCACCTCGAAGGCGCTGTGAACATTGATGTCCAGTCTCCGGACTTCGCCTCTATTTTGAGTCAGCTTCCGACTGATGGCGAGTACTACGTCTACTGCCGCTCCGGTAACCGCTCTGCAGCTGCGGTTGCACAAATGAAAGCAGCAGGATTCACCAATGTCACAGATGGTGGATCAAAAGAAAATGCTTCGGCAGCTACAGGAATTCCAATCGTTCAGTAG
- a CDS encoding transglutaminase family protein: MSRLRIVHRTGFSYELPATASYNEARMLPVNSNEQFVLQANLQIHPAAAQHGYVDYWGTQVSTFEVLTPHTELSVTATSVVEVRPSLREAPDMSWDDLAMVRSSTTKFVEFTEQTRLTQPPAGVVDLARELADKHDNPAATAMAIAAAVYDNIEYTKGVTGVQTTAAHAWENKKGVCQDIAHVTLGALRSVGIPARYVSGYLQSKADAEIGETIVGESHAWVEWFTGDWFGYDPTNMLHIGERHVLIARGRDYKDVSPLRGVYAGASASGVFVKVEITREA, encoded by the coding sequence TGGGTTCTCCTACGAGCTTCCCGCAACTGCTTCCTACAACGAAGCACGTATGTTGCCAGTAAACAGCAACGAGCAGTTTGTCTTACAGGCTAATCTTCAGATTCATCCTGCGGCAGCCCAGCACGGATACGTTGATTATTGGGGCACACAAGTCAGCACATTTGAAGTTCTTACACCTCACACGGAACTATCTGTCACAGCTACCAGCGTTGTTGAGGTTCGACCTTCTCTTCGTGAGGCACCAGATATGAGTTGGGATGATCTAGCGATGGTTAGATCAAGCACGACTAAGTTTGTGGAATTCACCGAACAGACCAGGCTTACACAACCACCTGCAGGTGTTGTTGACCTGGCGCGGGAACTTGCTGATAAACATGACAATCCTGCGGCCACTGCCATGGCAATTGCAGCAGCTGTGTACGACAACATTGAATACACCAAGGGTGTTACCGGCGTTCAAACTACAGCTGCCCACGCCTGGGAGAACAAAAAAGGGGTGTGCCAAGACATCGCCCACGTCACACTGGGAGCTTTGCGATCCGTGGGTATTCCTGCACGCTATGTATCTGGCTATTTGCAATCAAAAGCAGATGCGGAGATTGGGGAGACAATCGTGGGGGAATCTCACGCCTGGGTTGAGTGGTTCACGGGAGATTGGTTTGGTTACGATCCCACCAACATGCTGCACATCGGAGAGCGACATGTGCTTATTGCGCGCGGTCGCGACTATAAAGACGTTTCACCCTTGAGGGGCGTATATGCCGGAGCAAGCGCTTCCGGAGTTTTTGTAAAAGTTGAGATTACGAGAGAGGCCTAA